In the genome of Pseudomonas bubulae, one region contains:
- the flhA gene encoding flagellar biosynthesis protein FlhA yields the protein MDRSQLINTARSGLAGLGQGQLGVPLLLLVMLAMMMLPIPAFLLDVFFTFNIALSIVVLLVCVYALRPLDFAVFPTILLVATLMRLALNVASTRVVMLHGQEGHAAAGKVIQAFGEVVIGGNYVVGIVVFAILMIINFVVVTKGAGRISEVSARFTLDAMPGKQMAIDADLNAGLIDQNQAKMRRQEVAQEAEFYGSMDGASKFVRGDAIAGLLILFINLIGGMAVGIFQHGMSFSEAGKVYALLTIGDGLVAQLPSLLLSTAAAIMVTRASGSEDMGKQINRQMFTSPKALAVSAGIMAIMGIVPGMPHFSFLSLAAVAGGAAYLMWKKQNVVKVQALAEVKRQQELLPSPARAQETKELGWDDVTPIDMIGLEVGYRLIPLVDRNQGGQLLARIKGVRKKLSQDLGFLMPTVHIRDNLDLAPSAYRLTLMGVILAEAEIYPDREMAINPGQVFGTLNGITTKDPAFGLEAVWIEVSQRSQAQSLGYTVVDASTVVATHLNQILYKHSHELIGHEEVQQLMQLLAKSSPKLAEELVPGVLSLSQLLKVLQALLAEQVPVRDIRSIAEAVANNAHKSQDTAALVAAVRVGLSRAIVQSIVGVDSELPVITLEPRLEQILLNSLQKAGQGQEEGVLLEPSMAEKLQRSLIDAAQRQEMQGNPVILLVAGPVRAMLSRFGRLAVPNLHVLAYQEIPDNKQVTIVATVGPNG from the coding sequence TTGGATCGCTCTCAGTTAATCAACACCGCTCGCAGCGGTCTGGCCGGCCTGGGTCAGGGACAGTTGGGTGTGCCGCTGTTGTTGCTGGTGATGCTGGCAATGATGATGTTGCCGATCCCCGCCTTTTTGCTGGATGTGTTTTTTACCTTCAATATCGCGCTGTCCATCGTGGTGTTGCTGGTGTGCGTCTACGCCTTGCGGCCGCTGGATTTTGCCGTGTTCCCCACCATCCTGCTGGTGGCCACGCTGATGCGGCTGGCGCTCAACGTGGCCTCCACGCGGGTGGTGATGCTCCACGGTCAGGAAGGCCACGCCGCCGCGGGCAAGGTGATCCAGGCCTTCGGCGAGGTGGTGATCGGCGGCAACTACGTGGTGGGCATCGTGGTGTTTGCGATCCTGATGATCATCAACTTCGTGGTCGTGACCAAGGGCGCCGGGCGCATCTCGGAAGTGAGTGCGCGCTTCACCCTCGACGCCATGCCCGGCAAGCAGATGGCCATTGACGCCGACCTCAATGCCGGCCTTATCGACCAGAATCAGGCCAAGATGCGCCGTCAGGAAGTCGCCCAGGAAGCCGAGTTCTATGGCTCGATGGACGGTGCCAGCAAATTCGTGCGCGGTGATGCCATCGCCGGTCTGTTGATCCTGTTTATCAACCTGATCGGCGGCATGGCAGTTGGGATTTTCCAGCACGGCATGAGCTTCAGCGAAGCCGGCAAGGTGTACGCCTTGCTCACCATCGGTGACGGTTTGGTGGCGCAATTGCCGTCCCTGTTGCTGTCCACGGCTGCCGCGATCATGGTGACCCGTGCTTCGGGCTCCGAAGACATGGGCAAGCAGATCAACCGGCAGATGTTTACCTCACCCAAGGCGCTGGCTGTCTCGGCAGGCATCATGGCCATCATGGGCATCGTGCCCGGCATGCCGCATTTCTCCTTCCTGAGCCTGGCTGCAGTCGCCGGTGGTGCGGCGTACCTGATGTGGAAAAAACAGAACGTGGTCAAGGTCCAGGCCCTGGCAGAGGTCAAGCGCCAGCAGGAGCTGCTGCCTTCGCCAGCCCGCGCCCAGGAAACCAAGGAGCTGGGCTGGGATGACGTTACCCCCATCGACATGATCGGGCTTGAGGTCGGTTATCGCCTGATCCCGTTGGTGGATCGCAACCAGGGTGGCCAGTTACTGGCGCGGATCAAGGGGGTGCGCAAGAAGCTGTCCCAGGACCTGGGCTTTCTGATGCCCACCGTGCATATCCGTGACAATCTCGACCTGGCCCCCAGCGCCTATCGCCTGACCCTGATGGGAGTGATTCTGGCGGAGGCCGAAATCTATCCGGACCGCGAGATGGCGATCAATCCGGGGCAGGTATTTGGCACGCTTAACGGGATTACCACCAAAGACCCGGCCTTTGGTCTGGAAGCGGTGTGGATCGAGGTCAGCCAGCGCAGCCAGGCGCAGTCACTGGGCTATACCGTAGTGGACGCCAGTACCGTAGTGGCAACGCACCTTAACCAGATCCTGTACAAACACTCCCATGAGTTGATTGGTCATGAAGAAGTTCAGCAGTTGATGCAGCTGCTGGCCAAGTCCTCGCCCAAACTGGCCGAAGAACTGGTGCCGGGGGTGTTGAGCCTGTCGCAATTGCTCAAGGTGCTGCAGGCCTTGTTGGCCGAACAGGTGCCAGTGCGGGATATCCGCAGTATTGCCGAAGCCGTCGCCAACAATGCTCATAAGAGTCAAGATACTGCCGCTTTGGTTGCCGCCGTACGCGTGGGCTTGTCTCGTGCCATCGTGCAAAGCATTGTAGGCGTTGACTCCGAGCTGCCTGTTATCACCCTGGAGCCCAGGTTGGAACAAATATTGCTCAATAGTTTGCAGAAGGCCGGACAAGGCCAGGAAGAGGGCGTTTTGCTGGAGCCCAGCATGGCAGAGAAGCTCCAGCGCTCGTTGATCGACGCTGCTCAGCGTCAGGAGATGCAAGGCAATCCGGTCATCTTGTTGGTGGCAGGCCCGGTACGCGCGATGCTGTCGCGCTTTGGCCGTCTGGCGGTGCCCAACCTGCATGTACTGGCTTACCAGGAAATCCCTGACAACAAGCAGGTCACGATCGTTGCGACAGTAGGCCCTAACGGCTGA
- the fliA gene encoding RNA polymerase sigma factor FliA: MTASGYRMYSKSSRDSQYELIERYAPLVKRIAYHLLARLPASVQVDDLIQAGMIGLLEVSGKYDASKGASFETYAGIRIRGAMLDEVRKGDWAPRSVHRNTRMVSDAIRVIEAKTGCDAKDHEVAAELQLSLDDYYAILNDTLGSRLFSFDDLLQDGEHEGLHEDGASAHTEPSRDLEDERFQAALADAIAHLPERERLVLALYYDEELNLKEIGEVLGVSESRVSQLHSQCAARLRARLGQWRAH; this comes from the coding sequence ATGACGGCCAGCGGTTATCGCATGTACAGCAAGTCATCCCGTGACAGCCAGTACGAGCTGATCGAGCGCTACGCGCCCCTGGTCAAGCGCATTGCCTACCACCTGCTGGCGCGTTTGCCGGCCAGCGTGCAGGTGGATGACCTGATCCAGGCCGGGATGATCGGCCTGCTCGAAGTCTCGGGCAAATACGACGCCAGCAAGGGCGCGAGTTTCGAGACCTATGCCGGCATCCGTATCCGTGGCGCGATGCTCGATGAAGTGCGCAAGGGCGACTGGGCACCGCGTTCGGTACACCGCAATACCCGCATGGTCAGTGACGCCATTCGGGTAATTGAAGCAAAAACCGGTTGTGACGCTAAAGATCATGAAGTTGCGGCCGAACTCCAGTTAAGCCTTGATGATTATTACGCCATCTTGAATGACACCCTGGGCAGCCGCCTGTTCAGTTTCGACGATCTGTTGCAGGACGGCGAACATGAAGGGTTGCATGAAGATGGCGCGAGTGCCCACACGGAGCCGTCGCGCGACCTTGAAGATGAACGCTTCCAGGCCGCGCTGGCCGATGCGATCGCCCATTTGCCCGAGCGTGAACGGTTGGTGCTGGCGCTGTACTACGACGAAGAACTGAACCTCAAGGAAATCGGCGAAGTGCTGGGGGTCAGCGAGTCCCGGGTCAGCCAGCTGCACAGCCAGTGCGCGGCACGCTTGCGGGCTCGTCTGGGGCAGTGGCGCGCGCACTAG
- a CDS encoding chemotaxis response regulator protein-glutamate methylesterase, giving the protein MVVKVLVVDDSGFFRRRVSEILSADPTIQVIGTATNGKEAIDQALALKPDVITMDYEMPMMDGITAVRHIMQRCPTPVLMFSSLTHEGARVTLDALDAGAVDFLPKNFEDISRNPEKVKQMLCEKVHSISRSNRRMSSYSAPVPAAAAPTPTPTPRPGLGGFVAPAAVAAPVRTTPIASRGGPVPTPAAAAPKRKAYKLVAIGTSTGGPVALQRVLTQLPGNFPAPIVLVQHMPAAFTKAFAERLDKLCRISVKEAEDGDILRPGLALLAPGGKQMMIDGRGAVRILPGDERLNYKPCVDITFGSAAKSFGDKVLAVVLTGMGADGREGARMLKQGGSQVWAQDEASCVIYGMPMAIIKAGLADAVYSLDDIGRHLAEACH; this is encoded by the coding sequence ATGGTAGTCAAGGTCCTGGTGGTGGATGATTCCGGTTTTTTCCGCCGTCGTGTCTCGGAAATTCTGTCGGCTGACCCGACGATTCAAGTGATCGGCACCGCCACCAACGGCAAGGAAGCGATTGATCAGGCGCTGGCGCTCAAGCCGGACGTGATCACCATGGATTACGAGATGCCGATGATGGATGGCATCACTGCCGTGCGCCATATCATGCAGCGCTGCCCGACCCCGGTGTTGATGTTCTCCTCGCTGACCCACGAGGGTGCCCGCGTGACCCTCGATGCGCTGGACGCCGGGGCGGTGGATTTTCTGCCGAAAAACTTTGAAGACATCTCGCGTAACCCCGAGAAGGTCAAACAGATGCTGTGTGAAAAAGTACACAGCATCTCGCGCAGCAACAGGCGCATGTCCAGCTACAGCGCACCTGTACCGGCAGCGGCGGCCCCGACCCCGACCCCTACGCCCCGGCCCGGGCTGGGCGGTTTCGTGGCGCCGGCCGCGGTGGCCGCGCCGGTGCGCACCACACCCATTGCCAGCCGTGGCGGCCCTGTGCCAACCCCGGCGGCTGCCGCACCCAAGCGCAAGGCTTACAAGCTGGTGGCTATCGGCACCTCAACCGGTGGGCCGGTGGCCTTGCAACGGGTACTGACGCAGTTGCCGGGCAATTTCCCGGCGCCGATCGTGCTTGTGCAGCATATGCCGGCCGCGTTCACCAAGGCGTTTGCCGAGCGGCTGGACAAGCTTTGCCGCATCAGTGTCAAGGAAGCCGAGGACGGCGATATCCTGCGCCCCGGTCTGGCCTTGCTGGCACCTGGCGGCAAGCAAATGATGATCGACGGCCGTGGTGCCGTACGCATCCTGCCGGGCGATGAGCGCCTCAACTACAAACCGTGCGTGGATATCACCTTCGGCTCGGCGGCCAAATCCTTTGGTGACAAAGTTTTGGCGGTGGTATTGACCGGCATGGGCGCGGACGGCCGCGAAGGCGCGCGCATGCTCAAACAGGGCGGCAGCCAGGTATGGGCCCAGGACGAAGCCAGTTGCGTGATTTACGGCATGCCCATGGCCATCATCAAAGCCGGCCTGGCCGATGCGGTGTACAGCCTCGATGACATTGGCCGGCACCTGGCCGAGGCTTGCCACTGA
- the flhF gene encoding flagellar biosynthesis protein FlhF, whose product MQVKRFFAADMRQAMKLIRDELGADAAIIGNRRIAGGVELTAALDYKLSALAPRVPNIELEEELRKTQSRIVSAQAELSLRGEGEAGDNRQLFAGLPLTAAEPLIEPTLEEPPRPAPAPAAPTIDQRAFDNMRHELNGLRELLEVQLGSLAWSQLQDAKPAQANLWRRLQRIGLSGPLSRDLLAQVAGIEEPRQAWRMLLAHLARMIATPELEPLEEGGVIAMVGPAGMGKTTTLAKLAARYVLKYGAQNIALVSMDSFRIGAQEQLKTLGRILNVPVTHVAPGQSLGQTLEPLVRKRVVLVDTAGLQASDPALRLQLESLAGRGIKARNYLVLATTSQKQVLTAAYLSYKRCGLAGCILTKLDETASLGEVLSLAISHELPVAYLTDGPRIPDDLHLPRRHQLVSRAVSVQMQEEPSEEAMADMFADIYHSPPKRVG is encoded by the coding sequence ATGCAAGTGAAGCGATTTTTCGCCGCCGATATGCGTCAGGCCATGAAGCTGATTCGTGATGAGTTGGGGGCTGACGCCGCCATTATTGGCAACCGCCGGATTGCCGGGGGCGTTGAGTTGACCGCGGCCCTGGACTACAAGCTGTCCGCGCTGGCACCCCGGGTGCCGAACATTGAGCTGGAAGAAGAGCTGCGCAAGACCCAGTCGCGGATTGTTTCGGCCCAGGCCGAGTTGAGCTTGCGCGGTGAAGGCGAGGCCGGCGATAACCGCCAGCTGTTTGCCGGTTTGCCGCTCACGGCTGCCGAGCCATTGATTGAGCCGACCCTGGAAGAACCGCCGCGCCCTGCGCCGGCGCCCGCGGCACCGACGATCGATCAGCGTGCATTCGACAATATGCGCCATGAACTCAACGGTTTGCGCGAGTTGCTGGAAGTGCAACTGGGCTCGCTGGCCTGGAGCCAGTTGCAGGACGCCAAGCCCGCGCAGGCCAACTTGTGGCGCCGTTTGCAGCGCATCGGTTTGTCCGGGCCGTTGTCCCGTGATCTGCTGGCGCAGGTGGCCGGTATCGAAGAGCCACGCCAGGCGTGGCGGATGTTGCTGGCGCACCTGGCGCGGATGATTGCCACGCCGGAGCTGGAGCCGCTGGAAGAGGGTGGCGTAATCGCCATGGTGGGGCCCGCCGGGATGGGTAAAACCACCACCCTGGCCAAGCTGGCGGCCCGTTATGTGCTCAAGTACGGCGCGCAGAATATCGCCTTGGTGAGCATGGACAGTTTCCGTATTGGCGCCCAGGAACAACTCAAGACCCTGGGGCGCATCTTGAATGTGCCGGTAACCCATGTTGCCCCCGGCCAGTCGCTGGGCCAGACCCTTGAACCGCTGGTGCGCAAGCGCGTGGTGCTGGTCGATACCGCGGGCCTGCAAGCCAGCGACCCGGCGTTGCGCCTGCAGCTCGAAAGCCTGGCGGGGCGCGGAATCAAGGCCAGGAATTATCTGGTGTTGGCCACTACCAGCCAGAAGCAGGTGCTGACGGCCGCTTACCTCAGTTACAAGCGTTGCGGGCTGGCCGGTTGCATCCTCACCAAACTGGATGAAACCGCGAGCCTGGGCGAAGTGTTGAGCCTGGCGATCAGTCACGAGCTGCCGGTGGCTTACCTCACCGACGGCCCGCGGATCCCGGACGATCTTCATCTGCCGCGGCGTCACCAGCTGGTGAGCCGCGCAGTGAGTGTGCAAATGCAGGAAGAACCCAGCGAAGAGGCCATGGCCGATATGTTCGCTGATATCTACCACAGCCCACCCAAGCGGGTCGGCTGA
- a CDS encoding flagellar motor protein has product MDVLSLIGIIMAFVAIIGGNYLEGGHLGALANGPAALIVLGGTVGAALLQSPMSAFKRAMQTVVWILFPPRIDMTGGIDRVVNWSLTARKEGLLGLEGMADTEPDSYSRKGLQLLVDGVEPETIRSVLEVDYMTQESRDIEAAKVFESMGGYAPTIGIIGAVMGLIHVMGNLADPGQLGSGIAVAFVATIYGVASANLVLLPIASKLKAIAMRQSLYREMLLEGILSIAEGENPRSIELKLQGFTG; this is encoded by the coding sequence ATGGACGTGCTCAGCCTGATTGGCATCATCATGGCGTTTGTCGCGATTATCGGCGGCAACTACCTGGAGGGTGGCCATCTGGGCGCTCTGGCCAATGGCCCGGCGGCGTTGATCGTGCTGGGCGGCACTGTGGGCGCGGCATTGCTGCAGTCGCCCATGAGTGCGTTCAAGCGCGCAATGCAGACCGTGGTGTGGATTCTGTTTCCGCCACGTATCGACATGACGGGCGGTATCGACCGTGTCGTCAACTGGAGCCTTACGGCCCGCAAGGAAGGCTTGCTCGGCCTGGAAGGCATGGCCGATACCGAGCCCGACAGCTATTCGCGCAAGGGCCTGCAATTGCTGGTCGACGGAGTAGAGCCGGAAACCATTCGCAGCGTGCTGGAAGTCGACTACATGACCCAGGAAAGCCGCGATATCGAGGCCGCCAAGGTGTTTGAGAGCATGGGCGGTTACGCCCCGACCATCGGCATTATTGGCGCGGTCATGGGCTTGATCCACGTTATGGGCAACCTGGCCGATCCAGGGCAACTGGGCAGTGGCATTGCGGTGGCGTTTGTCGCGACCATTTACGGGGTGGCCAGCGCCAACCTGGTGTTGCTGCCCATTGCCAGCAAGCTCAAGGCCATTGCCATGCGCCAGTCGCTGTACCGTGAGATGTTGCTCGAAGGCATCCTGTCGATTGCCGAGGGCGAGAACCCGCGCTCCATTGAACTCAAACTTCAAGGCTTTACAGGTTAA
- a CDS encoding chemotaxis protein CheA — protein sequence MSFGADEEILQDFLVEAGEILELLSEQLVELESRPDDADLLNAIFRGFHTVKGGAGFLQLHELVECCHIAENVFDILRKGERSVDAELMDVVLEALDAVNGMFSEVRERSPITAATPELLAALARLAEPAAVQAAVVAVPEPVGEAPVTDITDSEFEQLLDSLDAVKAAAAEPEAVATTQSTTSDEISDAEFELLLDQLHGKGQFSMEAAVATVADEAPAVAAEVSNEITDDEFEALLDQLHGKGSFNTDGLDTATAAPAEPAVTAVVPAGDPDLISDHEFEALLDQMHGKGKFSADSAAVVAAVAPAKPVAAARPGPARGAAAPAEKPVASEAETTVRVDTARLDDIMNMVGELVLVRNRLVRLGLNSHDEEMAKALSNLDVVTADLQTAVMKTRMQPIKKVFGRFPRLVRDLARQLKKEISLELVGEETDLDKNLVEALADPLVHLVRNAVDHGCETPEERAAAGKPSCGRVILSAEQEGDHILLSISDDGKGMDANFLRSLAVKKGLMDKDAADRLSENDCYNLIFAPGFSTKTEISDVSGRGVGMDVVKTKIAQLNGSLSIESALGRGSKIVIKVPLTLAIMPTLMVMLGNQAFAFPLVNVNEIFHLDLSRTNVVDGQEVVIVRDKALPLFYLKRWLVASAAHEEQREGHVVILSIGTQRIGFVVDQLVGQEEVVIKPLGKMLQGTPGMSGATITGDGRIALILDVPSMLKHYASRRI from the coding sequence ATGAGCTTCGGCGCCGATGAAGAAATCCTTCAGGATTTCCTGGTTGAAGCCGGCGAAATTCTGGAGTTGTTGTCCGAACAACTGGTCGAGCTGGAAAGCCGACCGGATGATGCGGATCTGCTCAATGCCATTTTTCGCGGTTTTCACACTGTAAAAGGGGGCGCCGGCTTCCTGCAGCTCCATGAGTTGGTGGAGTGCTGTCACATCGCCGAAAACGTCTTCGACATCCTGCGCAAGGGTGAGCGCAGCGTTGACGCGGAGCTGATGGATGTGGTGCTTGAGGCCCTGGATGCGGTCAATGGCATGTTCAGCGAAGTGCGTGAGCGCAGCCCGATCACTGCCGCGACTCCCGAGTTGCTGGCGGCCCTGGCGCGCCTGGCCGAGCCTGCTGCTGTGCAAGCAGCGGTTGTTGCAGTGCCTGAACCGGTGGGTGAAGCCCCAGTGACCGATATCACCGACAGCGAGTTCGAGCAGTTGCTCGATTCCCTCGATGCGGTCAAGGCGGCCGCGGCCGAGCCTGAAGCGGTGGCCACAACACAAAGCACGACCAGCGACGAAATAAGCGACGCCGAGTTTGAATTGCTGCTCGACCAATTGCACGGCAAGGGCCAGTTTTCGATGGAAGCGGCGGTGGCCACTGTGGCCGACGAAGCGCCCGCCGTGGCCGCCGAAGTCAGCAATGAAATCACCGACGATGAATTCGAAGCTCTGCTTGATCAATTGCATGGCAAGGGTTCGTTCAATACCGATGGGCTGGACACCGCGACCGCGGCACCTGCCGAGCCTGCGGTCACTGCCGTGGTGCCTGCGGGCGACCCTGACCTGATCAGCGATCACGAATTTGAAGCCCTGCTCGACCAGATGCACGGCAAAGGCAAATTCAGCGCCGACTCGGCAGCCGTGGTGGCTGCAGTTGCCCCGGCCAAGCCGGTAGCGGCGGCACGACCGGGCCCGGCCCGTGGCGCGGCTGCGCCTGCAGAAAAACCGGTGGCCAGCGAGGCTGAAACCACCGTGCGCGTCGATACCGCGCGGCTCGATGACATCATGAATATGGTCGGCGAACTGGTGCTGGTGCGTAACCGTCTGGTGCGCCTGGGCCTGAACAGTCATGACGAGGAGATGGCCAAGGCGCTGTCCAACCTCGACGTGGTCACCGCCGACCTGCAAACCGCGGTGATGAAAACGCGGATGCAGCCGATCAAGAAAGTTTTCGGCCGCTTCCCGCGCCTGGTACGGGACCTGGCACGGCAGCTGAAAAAAGAAATCAGCCTGGAGCTGGTGGGCGAAGAGACCGACCTGGACAAAAACCTCGTCGAGGCCCTGGCCGACCCGCTGGTCCACCTGGTGCGCAACGCCGTCGACCACGGCTGCGAAACCCCGGAAGAACGCGCCGCTGCCGGCAAGCCGAGCTGTGGTCGGGTGATTTTGTCGGCCGAGCAGGAGGGCGACCATATCCTGCTGTCGATCTCTGACGATGGCAAAGGCATGGACGCCAACTTCCTGCGTTCCCTGGCGGTGAAAAAAGGCTTGATGGACAAGGATGCGGCCGATCGCCTGAGTGAAAACGACTGCTACAACCTGATCTTTGCCCCGGGTTTTTCGACCAAGACCGAAATCAGCGATGTGTCCGGGCGTGGCGTGGGCATGGACGTGGTGAAAACCAAGATTGCCCAGCTCAATGGTTCGTTGAGTATCGAGTCGGCCCTGGGCCGTGGTTCAAAAATCGTCATCAAGGTGCCCCTGACCCTGGCCATTATGCCGACCCTGATGGTGATGCTGGGTAATCAGGCGTTTGCTTTCCCGCTGGTCAACGTCAACGAAATCTTCCACCTCGACCTGTCGCGCACCAATGTGGTCGACGGTCAGGAAGTGGTGATCGTGCGCGACAAGGCGCTGCCGCTGTTCTACCTCAAGCGCTGGCTGGTGGCATCTGCTGCCCACGAAGAGCAGCGCGAAGGGCATGTGGTGATTCTCTCGATCGGCACCCAGCGCATCGGTTTTGTGGTCGATCAACTGGTCGGCCAGGAAGAAGTGGTGATCAAGCCTTTGGGCAAGATGCTCCAGGGCACGCCAGGCATGTCGGGTGCAACCATCACCGGTGATGGTCGTATTGCCTTGATTCTGGATGTTCCGAGCATGCTCAAGCATTACGCATCACGGCGTATTTGA
- a CDS encoding protein phosphatase CheZ has product MEHKDCTQADFESTLKKHAHELVESLERGQFGDAVQLIHELNQTRDRGLYREVGKLTRELHSAIVNFHIDPGMPQAEEVSQITDATERLAYVVKLTEAAANRTMDLVENSTPLVNGLGQEAKELSADWGRFMRREIGAEEFRELARRIDSFLTLSETQNTIVSANLTDILLAQDFQDLTGQVIKRVTQLVTDVESNLLKLVLMASQVDRFAGIEHDRDALRAENNLQKNQAKGEGPQIHADTRNDVVSGQDDVDDLLSSLGF; this is encoded by the coding sequence ATGGAGCATAAAGATTGCACACAGGCCGATTTTGAATCGACCCTGAAAAAACATGCCCACGAATTGGTCGAAAGCCTTGAACGAGGCCAGTTTGGCGATGCCGTGCAGTTGATTCACGAGCTCAACCAGACCCGTGACCGCGGGCTGTATCGTGAAGTCGGCAAGCTGACCCGCGAACTGCACAGCGCCATTGTCAATTTCCATATTGATCCAGGCATGCCGCAAGCCGAAGAGGTGTCGCAGATCACGGATGCCACCGAACGTTTGGCTTATGTTGTGAAACTCACGGAAGCGGCGGCCAACCGGACCATGGACCTGGTGGAAAACAGCACGCCACTGGTCAATGGCCTGGGTCAGGAAGCCAAGGAACTGAGCGCGGATTGGGGGCGTTTTATGCGCCGCGAAATCGGTGCCGAAGAGTTTCGCGAGCTGGCGCGTCGGATTGACAGTTTTTTGACGCTCAGCGAAACGCAAAACACCATCGTGTCCGCCAATCTGACTGATATTTTGCTGGCTCAGGATTTCCAGGACCTGACCGGTCAGGTGATCAAGCGGGTGACGCAACTGGTCACGGACGTGGAGAGCAATTTGCTCAAGCTGGTGCTGATGGCCAGCCAGGTCGATCGCTTTGCCGGGATCGAGCACGACCGCGATGCATTGCGCGCTGAAAATAATTTGCAAAAAAACCAGGCCAAGGGTGAAGGTCCGCAGATTCATGCCGATACACGTAATGACGTCGTATCCGGTCAGGATGATGTTGACGATTTGTTGTCCAGTCTGGGTTTTTAG
- a CDS encoding chemotaxis response regulator CheY gives MKILIVDDFSTMRRIIKNLLRDLGFTNTVEADDGTTALPILNLGHIDFLVTDWNMPGMTGIELLRHVRADEKLKHLPVLMVTAEAKREQIIEAAQAGVNGYVVKPFTAIALKDKIEKIFERIG, from the coding sequence ATGAAAATCCTCATCGTTGATGACTTTTCAACGATGCGGCGGATCATTAAAAACCTGTTGCGTGACCTGGGGTTCACCAACACGGTCGAGGCGGACGACGGCACCACCGCGTTGCCGATCCTCAACCTGGGGCACATCGACTTTCTGGTGACGGACTGGAACATGCCGGGCATGACCGGCATCGAGTTGCTGCGCCATGTGCGTGCCGACGAAAAACTCAAACACTTGCCGGTGCTGATGGTGACCGCCGAGGCCAAGCGCGAGCAGATTATCGAAGCGGCCCAGGCCGGTGTTAATGGATATGTAGTCAAGCCGTTCACCGCTATCGCACTCAAAGACAAAATCGAAAAGATCTTTGAACGCATCGGTTGA
- the fleN gene encoding flagellar synthesis regulator FleN, producing the protein MGSMHPVQVIAVTGGKGGVGKTNVSVNLSIALAELGRRVLLMDADLGLANVDVLLGLTPKFTLADVVEGRCELRDVLLQGPGGIRIVPAASGTQSMVHLSPAQHAGLIQAFSDLGDNLDVLVIDTAAGIGESVVSFVRAAQEVLLVVCDEPTSITDAYALIKLLNRDYGMNRFRVLANMAQSPQEGRNLFAKLTKVTDRFLDVALQYVGAVPYDECVRKAVQKQRAVYEAFPRSKCSLAFKAIAQKVDTWPLPANPRGHLEFFVERLVQQAGGRF; encoded by the coding sequence ATGGGCAGCATGCATCCCGTACAGGTGATCGCAGTGACCGGCGGCAAGGGTGGCGTCGGTAAAACTAACGTGTCAGTCAACTTGTCCATCGCATTGGCCGAGCTGGGCAGGCGCGTTCTGTTGATGGACGCGGACCTTGGGCTGGCGAACGTCGATGTTTTGCTGGGCTTGACCCCAAAATTCACCCTGGCCGATGTGGTCGAGGGGCGTTGCGAGCTGCGCGACGTATTGCTCCAGGGGCCCGGCGGGATCCGCATCGTGCCGGCGGCCTCGGGCACCCAGAGCATGGTGCACCTGAGCCCGGCGCAGCATGCCGGTCTGATCCAGGCCTTCAGCGACCTGGGCGACAACCTCGATGTGCTGGTGATCGACACCGCCGCCGGGATTGGCGAGTCGGTGGTCAGCTTTGTCCGCGCAGCCCAGGAAGTGCTGCTGGTGGTGTGCGACGAGCCGACCTCGATCACCGACGCCTATGCGTTGATCAAGTTGCTCAACCGCGATTACGGCATGAACCGCTTCCGCGTGCTGGCCAATATGGCGCAAAGCCCGCAGGAAGGGCGCAATCTGTTCGCCAAGCTGACCAAGGTTACCGACCGTTTCCTCGATGTGGCCCTGCAATATGTGGGCGCCGTGCCTTACGACGAATGCGTGCGCAAGGCCGTGCAAAAACAGCGCGCCGTCTACGAAGCGTTTCCGCGCTCCAAGTGCTCGCTGGCGTTCAAGGCCATTGCACAGAAAGTTGACACCTGGCCGTTGCCAGCCAACCCGAGGGGGCATCTTGAGTTCTTTGTCGAACGCTTGGTGCAGCAGGCAGGGGGGCGCTTTTAA